A portion of the Pseudomonas sp. GR 6-02 genome contains these proteins:
- the exbB gene encoding tonB-system energizer ExbB, with the protein MTRNQLSASPTKRPRAWSAVAALLLSLMLAPTAAFADAQAPATQPAATQTPAVQTAPVATDPVQAVDAADMPQALEADNSLGMAHDLSPWGMYKNADIIVKIVMIGLAIASIITWTIWIAKGFELMGAKRRLRAEIAHLKKAATLKEASTTAAKEGTLANLLVHDALEEMRLSANSREKEGIKERVSFRLERLVAACGRNMSSGTGVLATIGSTAPFVGLFGTVWGIMNSFIGIAKTQTTNLAVVAPGIAEALLATALGLVAAIPAVVIYNVFARSIAGYKAQVSDASAEVLLLVSRDLDHQPPERSSQPHMVKVG; encoded by the coding sequence ATGACACGCAATCAACTCTCCGCTTCGCCAACCAAACGACCTCGCGCCTGGAGCGCGGTAGCCGCCCTGCTGCTCAGCCTGATGCTGGCGCCGACCGCCGCATTCGCCGATGCGCAAGCGCCGGCCACACAGCCTGCGGCTACTCAAACACCAGCCGTTCAAACCGCACCTGTCGCGACCGATCCGGTCCAGGCCGTAGACGCCGCGGACATGCCGCAAGCTCTCGAAGCCGACAACTCCCTGGGCATGGCCCACGACCTGTCGCCATGGGGCATGTACAAGAACGCCGATATTATCGTGAAAATCGTGATGATCGGCCTGGCCATCGCCTCGATCATCACCTGGACCATCTGGATCGCCAAGGGCTTCGAGCTGATGGGCGCCAAGCGTCGTCTGCGCGCTGAAATCGCTCATCTGAAAAAAGCCGCCACCCTTAAGGAAGCCAGCACCACGGCGGCCAAGGAAGGCACCCTGGCCAACCTGCTGGTCCACGACGCGCTGGAAGAAATGCGCTTGTCGGCCAACAGCCGCGAGAAGGAAGGCATCAAGGAACGCGTGAGCTTCCGCCTCGAGCGCCTCGTCGCAGCCTGCGGTCGCAACATGAGCAGCGGCACCGGCGTGCTGGCCACCATCGGTTCCACCGCGCCGTTCGTCGGCCTGTTCGGTACCGTATGGGGCATCATGAACAGCTTCATCGGCATCGCCAAAACCCAGACCACCAACCTCGCCGTCGTGGCCCCCGGCATCGCCGAAGCCCTGCTGGCGACCGCGCTGGGTCTGGTTGCAGCGATTCCTGCGGTGGTCATCTACAACGTCTTCGCCCGCTCCATTGCCGGTTACAAGGCACAAGTGTCCGACGCCTCGGCGGAAGTCCTGCTGCTGGTCAGCCGCGACCTCGACCACCAGCCGCCCGAGCGCAGCTCGCAACCGCACATGGTGAAAGTGGGGTAA
- the spoT gene encoding bifunctional GTP diphosphokinase/guanosine-3',5'-bis pyrophosphate 3'-pyrophosphohydrolase, with protein MPSIDALADRLSTYLGKDQVNLVRRAYFYAEQAHDGQRRRSGEAYVTHPLAVANILADMHMDHQSLMAAMLHDVIEDTGIAKEALQAQFGETVAELVDGVSKLTQMNFETKAEAQAENFQKMAMAMARDIRVILVKLADRLHNMRTLEVLSGEKRRRIAKETLEIYAPIANRLGMHAIRIEFEDLGFKAMHPMRSARINQAVKRARGNRKEIVNKIEESLSHCLAIDGIQGEVSGRQKHLYGIYKKMRGKRRAFNEIMDVYAFRIIVDKVDTCYRVLGAVHNLYKPLPGRFKDYIAIPKANGYQSLHTTLFGMHGVPIEIQIRTREMEEMANNGIAAHWLYKSSGDEQPKGTHARARQWVKGVLEMQQRAGNSLEFIESVKIDLFPDEVYVFTPKGRIMELPKGSTAVDFAYAVHTDVGNSCIACRINRRLAPLSEPLQSGSTVEIVSAPGARPNPAWLNFVVTGKARTHIRHALKLQRRSESISLGERLLNKVLNGFDSSLEKVPAERVQLMLHEYRLELIEDLLEDIGLGNRMAYVVARRLLGEGEQLPSPEGPLAIRGTEGLVLSYAKCCTPIPGDPIVGHLSAGKGMVVHLDNCRNISEIRHNPEKCIQLSWAKDVTGEFNVELRVELEHQRGLIALLASSVNAADGNIEKISMDERDGRISVVQLVVSVHDRVHLARVIKKLRALTGVIRITRMRA; from the coding sequence ATGCCGAGCATAGACGCCCTCGCCGATCGCTTATCGACCTACCTCGGCAAGGACCAGGTCAACCTGGTCCGCCGAGCGTACTTCTACGCCGAACAAGCCCACGACGGTCAACGCCGCCGCAGCGGTGAGGCGTACGTCACGCATCCTCTTGCGGTGGCGAATATTCTTGCCGACATGCACATGGACCATCAAAGCTTGATGGCTGCAATGCTGCATGACGTGATCGAAGACACCGGTATTGCCAAGGAAGCGCTGCAAGCGCAGTTCGGCGAAACCGTGGCCGAACTGGTCGACGGGGTCAGCAAACTGACCCAGATGAACTTCGAGACCAAAGCCGAAGCCCAGGCCGAAAACTTCCAGAAAATGGCCATGGCCATGGCGCGCGACATTCGCGTGATCCTGGTCAAGCTGGCCGACCGCCTGCACAACATGCGTACCCTGGAAGTGCTGTCCGGCGAAAAACGCCGGCGGATCGCCAAGGAAACCCTGGAAATCTATGCGCCCATCGCCAACCGGCTGGGCATGCACGCCATCCGCATAGAATTCGAAGACCTCGGCTTCAAGGCCATGCACCCGATGCGTTCCGCGCGGATCAACCAGGCGGTCAAACGCGCCCGGGGCAACCGCAAGGAAATCGTCAACAAGATCGAAGAGTCCCTCAGCCACTGCCTGGCCATCGACGGCATCCAGGGTGAGGTCAGCGGTCGTCAGAAACACCTCTATGGCATCTACAAAAAAATGCGCGGCAAGCGTCGGGCCTTCAACGAGATCATGGACGTCTACGCGTTCCGGATCATCGTCGACAAGGTCGATACTTGCTACCGCGTGCTGGGTGCTGTGCATAATTTGTACAAACCGTTGCCGGGGCGCTTCAAGGATTACATCGCGATCCCCAAGGCCAACGGCTACCAGTCGCTGCATACCACGCTGTTCGGCATGCACGGTGTACCGATCGAGATCCAGATCCGCACCCGTGAAATGGAAGAGATGGCCAACAATGGCATCGCCGCCCATTGGCTGTACAAATCCAGCGGCGACGAACAGCCCAAAGGCACTCATGCCCGCGCCCGCCAGTGGGTCAAAGGCGTGCTGGAGATGCAGCAACGGGCCGGCAACTCGCTGGAATTCATCGAGAGCGTGAAGATCGACCTGTTCCCGGACGAGGTCTACGTGTTCACGCCCAAGGGCCGGATCATGGAGCTTCCAAAAGGCTCCACGGCGGTCGACTTCGCTTACGCGGTACACACCGACGTGGGCAACAGCTGCATTGCCTGCCGGATCAACCGTCGTCTCGCGCCGCTGTCCGAACCGCTGCAAAGCGGCTCCACGGTCGAGATCGTCAGCGCCCCCGGCGCACGGCCGAACCCGGCATGGCTCAACTTCGTGGTCACCGGCAAGGCGCGGACCCACATCCGCCATGCGCTTAAGCTGCAACGCCGCTCCGAATCCATCAGCCTCGGCGAACGCCTGCTGAACAAGGTGCTCAACGGTTTCGACAGCTCGCTGGAAAAAGTCCCGGCCGAGCGTGTGCAGTTGATGCTCCACGAATATCGCCTGGAACTGATCGAAGACCTGCTCGAAGACATCGGCCTGGGCAATCGCATGGCTTACGTGGTCGCCCGCCGCCTGCTCGGCGAAGGCGAACAGCTGCCAAGCCCGGAAGGTCCGCTGGCCATTCGCGGCACCGAAGGCCTGGTGCTCAGTTACGCCAAGTGCTGCACGCCGATCCCTGGCGACCCGATCGTTGGCCATCTGTCCGCCGGCAAAGGGATGGTGGTGCACCTGGACAACTGCCGCAACATCAGCGAAATCCGCCACAACCCGGAAAAATGCATCCAGCTCTCGTGGGCCAAGGATGTCACCGGCGAATTCAACGTCGAGCTGCGCGTCGAACTGGAACACCAGCGCGGCCTGATCGCCCTGCTGGCCAGCAGCGTCAACGCGGCCGACGGCAATATCGAAAAAATCAGCATGGACGAACGCGACGGTCGTATCAGCGTGGTCCAACTGGTGGTCAGCGTGCACGACCGCGTGCACCTGGCCCGCGTGATCAAGAAACTGCGCGCCCTGACCGGGGTCATCCGCATCACCCGCATGCGCGCGTAG
- a CDS encoding DUF4870 domain-containing protein — protein sequence MSDEQQLLPTPSSEARQWAMFCHLSAFLGVWFPFGHLIGPLILWQWKREADPFIDAQGKEALNFQITVALVSGICYVLMLVLIGFALLPLVLIGAMVLCIIAGLKANDGVPYRYPFTWRLIK from the coding sequence ATGAGTGATGAACAGCAGTTGCTTCCCACCCCGAGCTCCGAGGCTCGCCAGTGGGCGATGTTTTGTCACCTCTCGGCGTTTCTCGGTGTCTGGTTTCCGTTCGGTCACCTGATCGGGCCGCTGATACTCTGGCAGTGGAAGCGTGAAGCCGACCCGTTCATCGATGCCCAAGGCAAAGAAGCGCTGAACTTTCAGATTACCGTGGCCCTGGTCTCGGGCATCTGTTACGTGCTGATGCTGGTGTTGATCGGTTTTGCGCTGCTGCCGCTGGTCCTGATCGGGGCGATGGTGCTGTGCATCATTGCCGGGCTCAAGGCCAATGACGGGGTGCCTTACCGCTATCCCTTCACCTGGCGGTTGATCAAATAA
- a CDS encoding exodeoxyribonuclease III — MRIISVNVNGIQAAVERGLLSWLQAQNADVICLQDTRASAFELDDPAFQLDGYFLYACEAEVPAQGGVALYSRLQPKAVISGLGFETADRYGRYLQADFDKVSIATLLLPSGQNGDEDLNQKFKLMDDFARYLDKQRRKRREYIYCGSLYVAQQKLDIKNWRDSQQSPGFLAPERAWMDEIVGNMGYVDALREVSREGDQYSWWPDNEQAEMLNLGWRFDYQLLTPGLRRFVRSARLPRQPRFSQHAPLIVDYDWTLTI, encoded by the coding sequence ATGCGGATCATCAGTGTGAACGTCAATGGTATTCAGGCTGCAGTCGAGCGTGGTTTGCTCAGTTGGCTGCAAGCACAGAATGCCGACGTCATCTGCCTGCAGGACACCCGCGCCTCCGCCTTTGAACTGGACGATCCAGCCTTCCAACTGGATGGCTACTTCCTTTATGCCTGCGAAGCCGAAGTTCCCGCCCAAGGTGGCGTGGCTTTGTACTCGCGGTTGCAACCGAAGGCTGTCATCAGCGGTCTCGGCTTCGAGACGGCCGACCGCTACGGGCGCTACCTGCAAGCCGATTTCGACAAGGTCAGCATCGCGACCTTGCTGCTCCCTTCGGGGCAGAATGGCGATGAAGACTTGAACCAGAAGTTCAAGCTAATGGACGACTTCGCCCGTTATCTGGATAAACAGCGACGCAAACGTCGCGAGTACATTTATTGTGGCTCGCTGTACGTGGCGCAACAGAAGCTGGATATCAAGAACTGGCGCGACAGCCAGCAATCCCCGGGCTTCCTGGCGCCTGAGCGTGCCTGGATGGACGAGATTGTCGGCAACATGGGTTATGTCGACGCCCTGCGGGAAGTCAGCCGCGAAGGCGACCAGTACAGCTGGTGGCCGGACAACGAACAGGCCGAGATGCTCAACCTGGGCTGGCGTTTCGACTACCAGTTGCTGACCCCTGGCCTGCGCCGCTTCGTACGCAGCGCACGCCTGCCACGTCAGCCACGGTTCTCGCAGCACGCACCGTTGATCGTGGACTACGACTGGACGCTGACGATCTAA
- a CDS encoding energy transducer TonB family protein, with the protein MINTRQKLTRYSGSLAVVLGVHALAIALALNWTSRPPIELPPQAMMVELAPMPAPPPPAPPKVITPPQPPAPVEELPIPKLAEAPKAEIAVPKPVKPKPKPQPPKPVEKKPEPPKEKPSEEKPSDTQPTQAPTEKSAQPAPGPSPAQQAAKASWQGTLLAHLAKYKKYPASAQQRGKEGLNRLRFVVDAEGNVLSFELVGRSGNADLDRATLEMIRRAQPLPKPPADMLNNGTIEIVAPFVYSLERRR; encoded by the coding sequence ATGATCAACACGCGCCAAAAGCTGACGCGTTACAGCGGTAGCCTGGCCGTGGTGCTGGGCGTCCATGCGCTGGCCATTGCACTGGCGCTGAACTGGACGTCACGCCCGCCGATCGAGCTGCCGCCGCAAGCGATGATGGTCGAGCTGGCGCCGATGCCGGCCCCGCCACCGCCCGCACCGCCGAAGGTGATCACGCCGCCACAGCCACCGGCACCGGTGGAAGAACTGCCGATTCCAAAACTCGCTGAAGCGCCGAAGGCCGAGATTGCCGTGCCCAAGCCGGTCAAACCCAAGCCGAAGCCGCAACCGCCCAAGCCTGTGGAGAAAAAGCCGGAGCCACCGAAGGAAAAGCCTTCCGAGGAGAAGCCTAGCGACACGCAGCCAACCCAGGCGCCGACGGAGAAGTCCGCTCAGCCGGCTCCCGGTCCATCGCCCGCGCAACAAGCCGCCAAGGCCAGTTGGCAAGGCACCCTGCTCGCGCACCTGGCCAAGTACAAAAAGTACCCGGCCAGCGCACAGCAACGCGGCAAGGAAGGTTTGAACCGTCTGCGCTTTGTGGTGGATGCCGAAGGTAACGTGCTGTCGTTCGAACTGGTGGGCCGCTCCGGCAACGCCGATCTGGACCGGGCTACCCTGGAAATGATCCGCCGCGCCCAACCGCTGCCCAAGCCACCGGCCGACATGCTGAACAACGGCACCATCGAAATCGTTGCACCGTTTGTTTACTCGCTGGAACGCCGACGCTAA
- a CDS encoding YicC/YloC family endoribonuclease, which produces MVHSMTAFARVEKAGVQGTLSWELRSVNSRYLEPHLRLPESFRDLEGAVREALRQGISRGKLECTLRFTEESTGKPLQVDRERAAQLVAAAETVASLIKNPAALNPLEVLAWPGVLVADAADPQALNAEAMALFNQGLKELKAGREREGAELARLINERLTSIEEDVVILRELVPQMLATQRQKVLDRFTDMKADLDPQRLEQEMVMLAQKSDVAEELDRLSTHIIEVRRVLKSGGAAGRRLDFLMQELNREANTLGSKAFDPRSTQAAVNLKVLIEQMREQVQNIE; this is translated from the coding sequence ATGGTGCACAGCATGACCGCCTTCGCCCGCGTCGAGAAAGCCGGCGTCCAGGGCACCCTGAGCTGGGAGCTGCGCTCGGTCAACAGCCGCTACCTGGAACCCCATCTGCGCCTGCCGGAATCTTTCCGCGACCTCGAGGGCGCCGTCCGCGAAGCCCTGCGCCAGGGAATTTCCCGGGGCAAGCTCGAATGCACCCTGCGTTTCACCGAAGAAAGCACTGGCAAACCGCTGCAAGTGGACCGCGAGCGCGCCGCGCAATTGGTCGCTGCCGCCGAGACCGTCGCCAGCCTGATCAAGAACCCTGCCGCGCTGAACCCGCTGGAAGTCCTGGCCTGGCCCGGCGTGCTGGTGGCCGACGCCGCCGACCCGCAAGCGCTGAATGCCGAAGCCATGGCGCTGTTCAACCAAGGCCTGAAAGAACTCAAGGCCGGCCGCGAGCGCGAAGGCGCGGAGCTGGCGCGGTTGATCAACGAACGCCTGACGTCCATTGAAGAAGATGTGGTGATCCTGCGTGAGCTGGTCCCGCAGATGCTCGCCACGCAGCGTCAGAAAGTCCTCGACCGCTTCACCGACATGAAGGCCGACCTCGACCCGCAGCGCCTGGAGCAGGAAATGGTCATGCTCGCGCAAAAGAGCGACGTCGCCGAAGAACTGGATCGCCTGAGCACTCACATCATCGAAGTTCGCCGGGTGCTCAAATCCGGCGGCGCTGCCGGTCGACGCCTGGATTTCCTGATGCAGGAGCTCAACCGCGAAGCCAACACACTGGGCTCCAAAGCCTTCGACCCGCGCAGCACCCAAGCGGCGGTCAACCTCAAGGTGTTGATCGAGCAGATGCGCGAACAAGTACAGAATATTGAGTAA
- the exbD gene encoding TonB system transport protein ExbD — translation MGLHLKEGADDDLAENHEINVTPFIDVMLVLLIIFMVAAPLATVDIKVDLPASTAKPAPRPEKPVFLSVKADQRLFLGEDEVKTEALGATLDAKTQGKKDTTIFFQADKGVDYGDLMSVMDALRAAGYLKVGLVGLETAAKK, via the coding sequence ATGGGCCTGCATTTGAAAGAAGGCGCAGACGACGATCTGGCCGAGAACCACGAAATCAACGTCACGCCGTTCATCGACGTAATGCTGGTGCTGTTGATCATCTTCATGGTGGCGGCGCCGCTGGCCACCGTGGACATCAAGGTCGACCTGCCCGCCTCCACCGCCAAACCGGCGCCGCGGCCAGAGAAACCGGTGTTCCTCAGCGTCAAAGCTGACCAGCGCCTGTTCCTCGGCGAAGACGAAGTGAAGACCGAAGCCCTCGGCGCCACACTCGACGCCAAGACCCAGGGCAAGAAAGACACGACGATCTTCTTCCAGGCCGACAAAGGCGTGGACTACGGCGACCTGATGAGCGTGATGGACGCCCTGCGCGCCGCCGGCTACCTGAAGGTCGGTCTGGTCGGACTCGAGACGGCAGCCAAAAAATGA
- the rph gene encoding ribonuclease PH → MKRPSGRAADQLRSIRITRNYTKHAEGSVLVEFGDTKVICTVSVENGVPRFLKGQGQGWLTAEYGMLPRATGERNQREASRGKQGGRTLEIQRLIGRSLRAALDMSKLGDVTLYVDCDVIQADGGTRTASITGAMVALVDALKVIKKRGGLKGGDPLKQMIAAVSVGMYQGEPVLDLDYLEDSAAETDLNVVMTSTGGFIEVQGTAEGAPFQPEELNAMLALAKKGMIEIFELQKAALAD, encoded by the coding sequence ATGAAACGTCCAAGTGGTCGCGCTGCCGATCAGCTCCGCTCGATCCGCATTACCCGCAACTACACCAAACACGCCGAGGGATCTGTACTGGTCGAGTTCGGTGATACCAAGGTCATCTGCACCGTCAGCGTCGAGAACGGCGTGCCGCGTTTCCTCAAGGGGCAGGGCCAGGGCTGGTTGACCGCTGAATACGGCATGCTGCCGCGCGCCACTGGCGAGCGTAACCAGCGTGAGGCGAGCCGCGGCAAGCAAGGCGGCCGCACTCTGGAAATCCAGCGGCTGATCGGTCGTTCCCTGCGCGCTGCGCTGGACATGTCCAAGCTGGGCGACGTCACCTTGTACGTCGACTGCGACGTGATCCAGGCTGATGGCGGCACCCGCACCGCGTCCATCACCGGCGCCATGGTTGCACTGGTCGATGCCTTGAAAGTGATCAAGAAGCGCGGCGGCCTCAAAGGTGGCGACCCGCTCAAGCAAATGATCGCTGCCGTTTCGGTAGGCATGTATCAGGGCGAACCTGTGCTTGACCTCGACTACCTGGAAGACTCGGCTGCCGAGACTGACCTCAACGTGGTGATGACCAGCACTGGTGGTTTCATCGAAGTCCAGGGCACTGCCGAAGGCGCACCGTTCCAGCCGGAAGAGCTGAACGCGATGCTGGCACTGGCGAAGAAAGGCATGATCGAGATTTTCGAACTGCAGAAGGCTGCACTGGCTGACTGA
- a CDS encoding RidA family protein has protein sequence MTKTVINSDKAPAAIGTYSQAIKAGNTVYMSGQIPLDPKTMELVEGFEAQTIQVFENLKAVAEAAGGSFKDIVKLNIFLTDLSHFAKVNEIMGKYFDQPYPARAAIGVAALPKGSQVEMDAILVIE, from the coding sequence ATGACCAAGACCGTTATCAACAGCGACAAGGCCCCGGCCGCCATCGGTACTTACTCCCAGGCGATCAAGGCTGGCAACACCGTGTACATGTCGGGTCAGATTCCTCTGGACCCAAAAACCATGGAACTGGTCGAAGGCTTCGAAGCCCAGACCATCCAGGTATTCGAGAACCTCAAAGCCGTGGCAGAAGCCGCCGGTGGTTCGTTTAAAGACATCGTCAAACTGAACATTTTCCTCACCGACCTGAGCCACTTCGCCAAGGTCAACGAGATCATGGGCAAGTACTTCGACCAGCCTTACCCAGCCCGCGCCGCCATCGGCGTTGCAGCCCTGCCAAAGGGTTCGCAGGTTGAAATGGATGCCATTCTGGTCATCGAGTAA
- a CDS encoding hydrogen peroxide-inducible genes activator: MTLTELRYIVTLAQEQHFGHAAERCHVSQPTLSVGVKKLEDELGVLIFERSKSAVRLTPVGEGIVAQAQKVLEQAQGIRELAQAGKNQLTAPLKVGAIYTVGPYLFPHLIPQLHRVAPQMPLYIEENFTHVLRDKLRNGELDAIIIALPFNEADVLTLQLYDEPFYVLMPAQHPWTQKESIDAALLNDKSLLLLGEGHCFRDQVLEACPTLAKGNDGAKHTTVESSSLETIRHMVASGLGISILPLSAVDSHHYAPGVIEVRPLSAPVPFRTVAIAWRASFPRPKAIEILADSIRLCSVAKPPAPVVAG, translated from the coding sequence ATGACTCTCACAGAATTACGCTACATCGTTACCCTCGCCCAAGAGCAGCACTTCGGTCACGCGGCCGAGCGTTGCCACGTCAGCCAGCCGACCCTGTCGGTGGGCGTGAAAAAGCTTGAAGACGAACTCGGTGTGCTGATTTTCGAGCGCAGCAAGAGCGCCGTGCGCCTGACCCCGGTCGGTGAAGGCATTGTTGCCCAGGCACAGAAAGTCCTGGAACAGGCCCAAGGCATCCGCGAACTGGCCCAGGCCGGCAAGAACCAGCTGACCGCGCCGCTGAAAGTCGGCGCGATCTACACCGTCGGCCCGTACCTGTTCCCGCACCTGATTCCACAACTGCACCGGGTCGCCCCGCAGATGCCGTTGTACATCGAAGAAAACTTCACCCACGTGCTGCGCGACAAACTGCGCAACGGCGAGCTCGACGCGATCATCATCGCCCTGCCGTTCAACGAAGCCGATGTACTGACGTTGCAGCTCTACGACGAGCCGTTCTACGTCCTGATGCCGGCCCAACACCCGTGGACGCAAAAAGAATCCATCGACGCCGCTCTGCTCAACGACAAGAGCCTGCTGCTGCTCGGCGAAGGCCACTGCTTCCGCGATCAAGTGCTGGAAGCCTGCCCGACCCTGGCCAAAGGCAACGACGGTGCCAAGCACACCACGGTGGAATCCAGCTCGCTGGAAACCATCCGCCACATGGTCGCCTCTGGCCTGGGCATTTCGATCCTGCCGCTGTCGGCGGTGGACAGCCACCACTACGCCCCCGGCGTGATCGAAGTGCGTCCATTGAGTGCGCCGGTGCCGTTCCGCACCGTAGCCATCGCCTGGCGCGCGAGCTTCCCGCGGCCCAAGGCGATTGAAATCCTCGCCGACTCCATTCGCCTGTGCTCGGTGGCCAAGCCGCCAGCGCCGGTGGTGGCCGGTTAA
- the rpoZ gene encoding DNA-directed RNA polymerase subunit omega — MARVTVEDCLEHVENRFELVMLSTKRARQLATGGKEPLVQWENDKPTVVALREIAEGLMSYEFIANAEIVEDEPLFAAFEDESNEAV; from the coding sequence ATGGCCCGCGTAACCGTTGAAGACTGCCTAGAACACGTGGAAAACCGCTTTGAGCTGGTCATGCTCTCTACCAAGCGTGCCCGTCAACTGGCCACTGGTGGCAAAGAGCCCCTGGTTCAGTGGGAAAACGACAAGCCTACAGTTGTAGCGCTGCGTGAAATCGCTGAAGGCCTGATGAGCTACGAGTTCATCGCCAACGCTGAAATCGTCGAAGACGAACCGCTGTTCGCAGCGTTCGAGGACGAGTCCAACGAGGCAGTATAA
- a CDS encoding SDR family oxidoreductase, whose amino-acid sequence MSAPSVLIAGCGDVGSRLATQLLAGHWQVYGLRRNVSRLPAGVVGVAGDLFSAQCPADWPTTPLDYLVYSAAATDHDEAGYRAAYVEGLQHVLGWLKQHGQQPKRILFVSSSSVYGQQDGEWVDETSPTVAGGYSGRLMLEAEQVARDSGIPASIVRLTGIYGPGREWLLTQVRRGYRVAIDPPLYANRIHVDDAAGLLAFLLEADRRGVALDDAYIGVDDAPAPMAEVVGWLREYLGVTEWADDASVRRAGSKRCSNSRAKALGWTPRYPSFREGYAAILEGRC is encoded by the coding sequence ATGTCCGCGCCTTCTGTTTTGATCGCCGGCTGCGGTGATGTCGGCAGCCGTCTGGCTACGCAATTGCTGGCAGGGCACTGGCAGGTTTATGGCCTGCGCCGCAATGTGTCGCGCTTGCCGGCCGGAGTGGTTGGTGTTGCGGGTGACCTGTTCAGCGCGCAATGCCCGGCTGACTGGCCGACCACGCCACTGGACTATCTGGTGTACAGCGCCGCTGCCACCGACCACGACGAGGCGGGCTATCGCGCCGCCTATGTCGAAGGCTTGCAGCATGTGCTGGGGTGGTTGAAACAACATGGCCAGCAGCCAAAGCGCATTCTGTTTGTCTCCAGCAGCAGTGTTTACGGTCAGCAGGACGGTGAGTGGGTCGATGAAACCTCGCCGACGGTGGCGGGCGGTTATTCGGGGCGTTTGATGCTGGAAGCCGAGCAAGTGGCGCGTGATAGCGGCATCCCGGCCAGCATCGTGCGTCTGACCGGTATTTATGGTCCAGGTCGAGAGTGGCTGCTGACTCAGGTTCGTCGCGGTTATCGCGTGGCGATCGATCCGCCGCTGTACGCCAATCGGATTCACGTCGACGACGCGGCGGGGTTGCTGGCGTTCCTGCTTGAGGCGGATCGGCGTGGAGTGGCGCTGGATGATGCGTATATAGGTGTCGATGATGCGCCTGCGCCAATGGCAGAGGTGGTGGGCTGGTTGCGTGAGTATCTGGGCGTGACCGAATGGGCCGATGATGCCAGTGTGCGTCGTGCCGGCAGCAAGCGCTGCAGTAACTCCCGGGCGAAGGCGTTGGGCTGGACGCCGCGCTATCCGAGTTTTCGCGAAGGTTATGCCGCGATCCTCGAAGGCCGCTGCTGA
- the gmk gene encoding guanylate kinase: MTHSTGTLYIISAPSGAGKSSLVKALTDADQEIRVSVSHTTRAMRPGEVNGVNYHFVERSEFVKMIEHGDFLERAEVFGNLYGTSQSHLQQTLDEGHDLILEIDWQGAEQVRKLMPQARSIFILPPSLEALHQRLTNRGQDSDEIIEGRMREAVSEMSHYVDYDYLIINDNFAHALDDLKAIFRANQLHQKRQQQRHGKLLAELLG; encoded by the coding sequence ATGACCCACAGTACCGGCACCCTGTACATCATTTCCGCACCTTCGGGTGCGGGCAAGAGCAGCCTGGTCAAAGCCCTGACCGACGCTGATCAGGAGATCCGCGTCTCGGTCTCCCACACCACCCGCGCCATGCGCCCTGGTGAAGTGAACGGCGTGAACTATCACTTCGTCGAACGCAGCGAGTTCGTGAAGATGATCGAGCACGGAGATTTCCTCGAGCGCGCCGAAGTGTTCGGCAATCTCTATGGCACTTCGCAAAGCCACCTGCAGCAGACCCTGGATGAAGGCCACGACCTGATTCTGGAAATTGACTGGCAGGGTGCAGAGCAAGTGCGCAAGTTGATGCCCCAGGCCCGTTCGATCTTCATTCTGCCGCCGTCCCTGGAGGCCCTGCACCAACGCCTGACCAATCGCGGCCAGGACAGTGACGAGATCATCGAAGGCCGGATGCGCGAAGCCGTCAGCGAGATGAGCCATTACGTCGACTACGATTACCTGATCATCAACGACAATTTCGCCCACGCACTGGACGATCTGAAGGCGATTTTCCGCGCCAACCAGCTGCATCAGAAGCGTCAGCAGCAGCGTCATGGCAAATTATTAGCTGAATTGCTCGGCTAA